In one window of Candidatus Scalindua sp. DNA:
- a CDS encoding SUMF1/EgtB/PvdO family nonheme iron enzyme: MPNISEQTTRFSEQVENIVRIIKYGRRERVLFAIGFLSLALANVLPRFLKGNPALLDFFKDVLPWLNVAAIVPFVWGIVLVWKKAIPRKIDITDTAKPSAIKGPFAFGEMDGEIFSQLGREADLSKLLGWVLDSQICFTALKGESGAGKTSLLRAGLAYTLAREKEKYGVVPIYWEARPENPSGELLRAIHVVCPDEKESLETLDDVVNNVSVTKKVIIIDQAEQLSPEKHGAFFELFKKIVAQKPPYTTTWIIAFREEYASTWFDFESTIPDFHPPKYPLKIFTDEQARENMAVLSRESGLAPDNAVLLEMVNAMSDKGKVSPVEIGIGMMVLSELYGVSDSDISLGKFKDAGGVTGLLRTYIRGKLEADIPEHEHSPMQNALLDLIDPDISHQRLSQGKSTSELAKKAQLPINRMQGNLRYLASQKVRILEQLPAQSQSESQVMYRLAHERLIPALESLAGELLAAAKQAERLLNESFRTWMRVRRRKFLLSGRELRDVLKYRSHFCNDMSPEQLKFIRKSKKNRSMTIAMVFSIVIFVVLSVKFSKPFNDKVVEPWRREHRIQNLLELDQFVEVKGGTFEMGDSSEYGSVDEKPTHQVQLDGFTMSAYEITNQQYCDFLNSLAPSEVKESEWFNILSDYCKIKKNRDGLFFILNKSMEKHPIVTVSWDGSVAFANYLNKRKNLEPCYDVDNNRNCDISAKGFRLPTEAEWEYACRAGTRTPFNTGDNLTTEQANYYGNFPYKNYPEGKYVGTTTPVGAYPPNAWGLSDMHGNVWEWCMDWYSGTYYEECEKQGVVEDPQGPETGSSRVFRGGSWGSYAQYCRSAVRDDYHPGSSSFSVGFRLVFVP; the protein is encoded by the coding sequence ATGCCAAATATCTCAGAACAGACAACCAGGTTTTCTGAGCAAGTTGAAAATATCGTTCGGATTATCAAGTACGGCAGGAGAGAACGTGTACTCTTTGCCATTGGATTCTTATCTCTTGCTCTGGCAAATGTTTTACCGCGCTTTCTTAAAGGCAATCCTGCGTTGCTGGATTTTTTCAAGGACGTATTACCCTGGCTGAATGTGGCTGCTATTGTGCCTTTTGTCTGGGGAATTGTGCTGGTGTGGAAGAAGGCAATTCCCCGCAAAATTGATATCACCGATACGGCCAAGCCAAGTGCAATTAAAGGCCCGTTCGCTTTTGGGGAAATGGATGGTGAGATCTTTTCGCAACTGGGCAGGGAGGCAGACCTGAGTAAACTTCTCGGTTGGGTATTGGATTCGCAAATCTGTTTTACTGCCCTGAAAGGGGAGTCCGGTGCTGGAAAAACGTCGCTTTTACGGGCAGGCCTGGCATACACGCTTGCCAGGGAGAAAGAAAAGTATGGTGTTGTCCCCATTTACTGGGAAGCGAGACCCGAGAATCCATCCGGAGAGCTCTTACGGGCGATCCATGTTGTGTGCCCGGATGAAAAGGAGAGCCTAGAGACACTTGATGATGTCGTCAATAACGTTTCCGTGACGAAAAAAGTGATCATCATTGATCAGGCCGAGCAGCTTTCACCGGAAAAACATGGTGCGTTCTTTGAGCTGTTCAAAAAGATCGTAGCTCAGAAGCCTCCCTACACAACCACCTGGATCATCGCGTTCCGGGAAGAGTATGCCTCCACCTGGTTTGATTTCGAATCCACCATCCCCGATTTTCATCCTCCAAAATATCCGTTAAAAATATTTACCGATGAGCAGGCACGCGAAAACATGGCCGTTCTCTCTAGAGAAAGCGGTCTGGCGCCTGATAATGCTGTGCTTCTGGAAATGGTCAATGCCATGTCTGACAAGGGCAAGGTATCTCCAGTGGAAATTGGTATTGGCATGATGGTACTCAGTGAGCTATACGGTGTATCTGATAGCGATATCAGCCTGGGAAAATTCAAGGATGCAGGAGGTGTTACCGGATTACTGCGTACCTATATACGAGGCAAACTCGAAGCTGATATACCGGAGCATGAGCACTCTCCAATGCAAAATGCGCTGCTGGACCTCATCGATCCTGATATTTCCCATCAACGGCTCTCACAAGGGAAATCGACCTCGGAATTGGCAAAAAAAGCACAACTGCCCATAAACCGCATGCAGGGTAACCTGCGCTATCTTGCTTCACAAAAGGTGCGTATTCTGGAGCAGCTGCCGGCACAATCGCAATCCGAATCTCAGGTTATGTACCGCCTGGCTCATGAACGGCTCATTCCGGCATTAGAGTCGTTAGCCGGAGAATTGCTTGCCGCGGCTAAGCAGGCGGAGCGACTGCTGAACGAAAGTTTTCGTACATGGATGAGGGTAAGGCGGCGGAAGTTTCTCTTGAGCGGTCGGGAATTGCGGGACGTGCTGAAATACCGCAGCCATTTTTGTAATGATATGAGTCCTGAACAGTTGAAATTTATTCGTAAGAGCAAAAAAAATCGTTCGATGACTATCGCCATGGTTTTTTCAATTGTGATATTCGTCGTGCTCTCAGTGAAATTCTCGAAGCCATTCAATGATAAGGTTGTTGAACCCTGGAGAAGAGAGCACCGTATCCAAAACCTGCTGGAGCTGGATCAATTTGTCGAGGTCAAAGGAGGTACTTTCGAAATGGGTGATAGTTCGGAATATGGTAGTGTCGATGAAAAACCAACACACCAGGTACAATTAGATGGTTTTACAATGAGCGCCTATGAAATCACCAACCAGCAGTACTGTGATTTCCTGAATTCTCTTGCTCCATCAGAAGTAAAAGAGAGTGAATGGTTTAATATTTTGAGTGATTATTGCAAAATTAAAAAAAACAGAGACGGTCTATTTTTTATCCTGAATAAATCTATGGAAAAACATCCCATTGTGACGGTGAGCTGGGATGGATCTGTGGCATTTGCCAACTATTTGAACAAGCGGAAGAATCTTGAACCCTGTTATGATGTTGACAATAACAGGAATTGCGACATTTCTGCGAAGGGTTTCCGTTTGCCCACCGAAGCTGAATGGGAATATGCCTGCCGTGCCGGTACAAGAACGCCATTTAATACCGGTGACAATCTGACCACCGAGCAGGCAAATTATTATGGAAATTTTCCGTATAAGAACTATCCAGAGGGGAAATATGTTGGCACAACCACCCCGGTTGGCGCTTACCCTCCAAATGCGTGGGGGTTGAGCGATATGCACGGCAATGTTTGGGAGTGGTGTATGGATTGGTATAGCGGAACATATTATGAAGAGTGCGAAAAACAGGGAGTTGTAGAAGATCCTCAGGGGCCGGAAACCGGTTCGAGCCGTGTGTTTCGCGGTGGCAGTTGGGGCAGCTATGCGCAGTATTGCCGTTCTGCTGTTCGCGACGACTACCACCCGGGGAGCAGTAGCTTCAGCGTTGGCTTCCGCCTTGTGTTCGTCCCGTAG
- a CDS encoding NUDIX domain-containing protein, with the protein MRSKSAGIVMYRFQKEGLKVLLVHPGGPFWTKKDLGIWSIPKGEYADSEDPLTVAKREFHEETGFRSYGKFIPLTPRKQPSGKIISAWAVEGDCNASKIKSNTFSMEWPPRSGGKKDFPEVDRAGWFTADMAKKKLLKGQVGFIEELCTLLQEK; encoded by the coding sequence ATGCGCTCAAAAAGTGCAGGAATAGTTATGTACAGGTTTCAGAAAGAAGGTCTAAAGGTTTTGCTCGTCCATCCCGGTGGTCCGTTCTGGACGAAAAAGGATCTCGGTATCTGGTCTATCCCGAAGGGGGAGTATGCAGACAGCGAGGACCCCCTTACCGTGGCAAAACGTGAGTTTCATGAGGAAACCGGTTTTCGGTCGTATGGCAAATTTATTCCTCTTACACCCCGAAAGCAGCCAAGCGGTAAGATTATCAGTGCATGGGCTGTAGAAGGTGACTGTAATGCTTCAAAGATAAAGAGCAACACCTTTTCAATGGAGTGGCCTCCTCGTTCCGGGGGAAAAAAAGATTTTCCGGAAGTAGATCGAGCGGGATGGTTTACGGCTGACATGGCTAAAAAGAAGCTATTAAAAGGGCAGGTAGGTTTTATTGAAGAACTTTGTACACTATTACAGGAGAAATAG
- a CDS encoding insulinase family protein, with the protein MPIDFKKTTLDNGLRIVVVEHHKFPVVAVNLLVRAGSVHDPQGHEGLANIVAQLLREGTHEKDSLEIADAIDFIGGTLSVESDCDSTSVTASALAKHFTLILKVLSDVTRSPAFPPEKTEFQRNRSIASILREKDNKMSLGSRNFIQMLYGMHPYGHPPIGTVNGLKSIKREAILAFHKEHFLPNNSILTVVGDINTATVLAAIEEIFGKWKKGDTKEILFPPIHKINGHTVRIVDKPDLTQTDIHIGHIGIKRTEPDYFAIVLLNYVLGRGPVSRLYTKLRAEKGLTYGVTSMFDSRNLRGPFFIRTYSKNESAVEVLQIVLDELLKITLKGVTRTELDRAKSYYAGNFPLSIETPSQIAAKIIEQEFYGLPEDYVTKYLIHINEVSLEEVNHAAKRVLDPGNVVAVLVSKAEDILDEARGLGVVEVKEP; encoded by the coding sequence ATGCCAATAGATTTCAAGAAGACTACATTAGATAATGGGCTCAGGATTGTCGTGGTCGAACATCATAAGTTTCCTGTCGTAGCAGTCAATCTTTTAGTGAGGGCAGGTTCAGTGCACGACCCCCAAGGCCATGAAGGTCTAGCGAATATCGTTGCACAACTACTCAGAGAGGGGACACATGAAAAAGATTCCCTGGAGATAGCAGATGCCATCGACTTTATCGGTGGTACATTGAGTGTGGAGAGTGACTGCGATTCAACCTCTGTCACCGCTTCTGCACTTGCAAAACACTTCACGTTGATTCTTAAAGTACTTTCTGATGTGACAAGATCTCCCGCATTTCCACCGGAAAAGACGGAGTTTCAGAGGAACAGGTCCATAGCGTCCATTTTACGGGAAAAAGATAATAAGATGTCTCTCGGCAGCAGAAATTTTATCCAGATGCTCTACGGCATGCATCCCTATGGCCATCCACCCATTGGAACAGTAAATGGGCTCAAGTCGATCAAAAGAGAGGCAATCCTGGCGTTTCATAAGGAGCATTTCCTACCGAATAATTCAATCCTGACCGTGGTCGGAGACATAAACACGGCTACAGTACTTGCTGCCATAGAGGAAATCTTTGGAAAATGGAAAAAGGGGGATACAAAAGAGATACTATTTCCCCCTATTCATAAAATTAATGGGCATACCGTGCGGATAGTTGATAAGCCGGACCTGACGCAGACAGACATTCACATCGGCCACATCGGCATTAAACGTACCGAACCTGACTATTTCGCCATTGTCTTGCTGAACTATGTCCTGGGGAGAGGTCCCGTATCCAGGCTCTACACGAAACTGAGGGCAGAGAAGGGGCTGACCTACGGCGTGACAAGCATGTTTGATTCGAGAAATTTGCGAGGGCCGTTTTTTATCCGGACCTATAGCAAGAATGAGTCGGCAGTTGAGGTCCTCCAGATTGTACTTGATGAATTGCTGAAAATAACATTGAAAGGTGTAACCAGAACGGAACTGGATCGTGCCAAGTCTTATTATGCCGGGAACTTTCCTTTAAGTATTGAGACTCCATCCCAAATTGCCGCTAAAATTATTGAACAGGAATTTTACGGTCTGCCTGAGGACTATGTAACAAAGTATCTGATACATATCAATGAAGTATCATTAGAAGAGGTAAATCATGCGGCAAAGAGGGTGCTTGATCCAGGTAATGTGGTAGCCGTTCTCGTAAGCAAGGCAGAAGATATCCTTGATGAAGCCAGGGGCCTGGGAGTTGTTGAAGTAAAGGAACCGTAA
- a CDS encoding insulinase family protein: protein MANDNPIKIDLEEHSLKNGLRLIMNVDHSSPIISFQVWYHVGSIHERAGITGISHLFEHMMFKGSKNIRPEEHSRIVHQHGGTDNAFTSKDCTAYFENLPSSQLELAARLEADRMTNLRLTAETLASEREVVKEERRLRIDNSLFGRLHEELYDTAFVEHPYRWPVIGWMADLEAICLDDCRSFYQTYYSPNNATILVIGDIDSERTLSVVEKYFGFLQPAPIVKEVISPEPQQTEERQKEIPVDAQFPWFAVAYHIPDAANDDIQVLELLGNILTVGRSSRLYQKIICEDKAALSILSSVDKNRDPGVFSITVGSIRQGHTPKMIDSIITDYLDKLKTEAVTERELEKARNKIETGLVFGLQTNFARGLRIGFCLERTGEPLGFFKDLDRYLQITAEDVQRVAKKYFTPENRTVICLLPKKKTREIS from the coding sequence ATGGCTAATGACAACCCTATAAAGATAGACCTGGAGGAGCACAGCCTGAAAAATGGTTTACGGTTGATCATGAACGTGGACCATTCATCACCGATAATCAGCTTTCAAGTCTGGTACCATGTCGGCTCTATACACGAAAGGGCAGGCATAACGGGTATCTCTCATCTGTTCGAACATATGATGTTTAAAGGTTCAAAAAATATAAGACCTGAGGAGCATAGCCGTATTGTGCATCAACACGGGGGCACAGACAATGCCTTTACGTCGAAAGACTGTACCGCTTACTTTGAAAATTTACCCAGTTCTCAGCTTGAATTGGCTGCACGGCTGGAGGCAGACCGGATGACGAATCTTCGACTTACGGCTGAAACCCTTGCATCAGAACGAGAAGTAGTCAAGGAGGAGAGACGCTTGCGCATAGATAATTCTCTCTTCGGTAGGTTGCATGAAGAACTGTATGATACCGCCTTTGTCGAGCACCCGTATCGCTGGCCTGTAATAGGATGGATGGCAGATTTGGAAGCCATATGCCTGGATGATTGCAGATCTTTTTACCAGACCTATTACTCACCGAACAATGCTACCATACTGGTAATAGGTGATATCGACAGCGAGAGGACTCTTTCAGTAGTAGAAAAATACTTTGGTTTTCTCCAACCTGCACCGATTGTTAAGGAAGTAATATCACCTGAACCTCAACAAACGGAAGAAAGACAAAAAGAGATACCTGTTGATGCACAATTTCCCTGGTTTGCGGTGGCATATCATATACCGGATGCAGCTAATGATGACATACAGGTGCTCGAACTGCTGGGAAATATCCTTACGGTGGGCAGGAGCTCCAGGCTTTACCAGAAGATTATCTGCGAGGACAAGGCTGCATTATCAATACTCTCCTCAGTAGATAAAAACAGGGATCCGGGAGTGTTCTCCATTACTGTTGGAAGCATAAGGCAAGGGCATACACCGAAAATGATAGATTCCATAATTACCGATTATCTGGACAAGCTGAAGACAGAAGCAGTTACAGAGCGTGAACTTGAGAAGGCGCGTAATAAGATTGAAACAGGCCTTGTCTTTGGCCTGCAGACCAACTTTGCGCGAGGTCTTCGAATAGGTTTTTGTCTCGAAAGAACAGGAGAGCCACTAGGGTTTTTTAAAGATCTCGACAGGTACCTTCAGATAACTGCTGAAGACGTACAGAGAGTGGCTAAAAAATATTTTACACCAGAAAATAGAACGGTAATATGTTTATTACCAAAAAAAAAGACACGGGAAATATCATAG
- a CDS encoding ISKra4 family transposase, with the protein MVKRKIESSDNWRALFYGFLDTRLDKIEEEYSMEDLGEISKAVFEERAEILGQLILGFIERKFGHLLNQQSCDCPECGKGMQRQGKQSKTIQTLAGQFELTRPYFYCRACRLGYYPLDEALGLSESSKQYDVQDVEAWLSSETAYETASETYERITGVKLSEHHMHETTNAIGQEVGILDVCPPREEIDKQIENLSVDKFRRPIMMLALDGAHGPMRPEPSPHPRKGKRGKGEYKEIKGFRLYLIDGQTIIHLISWHQVCADHELAEYLVKIKEAGLIPHEKIRLGIIGDGAPWIWNRCKEIFPSAKEILDYYHCSEYVHGVANAHYGKETRESLQWCEATLTRIYYGYHEEVLGGLGKMKARTQDIQDKIDKFYTYLTNHCEKMDYSSAKRGGYHIGSGAIESANKFISHTRLKRSGAWWYIQNANNILKIRCAKYNGTYDKVIEKYKRDDQERIKNKKFKRSLRIVK; encoded by the coding sequence TTATTTTATGGTTTTTTAGACACCCGATTGGATAAGATTGAGGAAGAGTACTCAATGGAAGATTTAGGAGAAATCTCAAAAGCTGTTTTCGAAGAGAGAGCGGAGATATTAGGACAACTGATTCTTGGGTTCATAGAGAGGAAATTTGGACATTTATTGAATCAGCAAAGCTGCGATTGCCCCGAATGCGGCAAGGGTATGCAAAGACAAGGAAAACAATCCAAGACTATCCAAACCCTTGCCGGACAATTTGAATTAACCAGGCCTTATTTTTATTGCAGAGCGTGTCGTTTAGGATACTATCCTTTAGACGAAGCCCTTGGATTGTCTGAATCATCGAAGCAATATGATGTGCAAGATGTGGAAGCCTGGTTGTCAAGCGAAACGGCCTATGAGACGGCCAGCGAAACCTACGAGAGAATAACCGGAGTAAAGCTGAGTGAACATCATATGCATGAGACCACGAATGCCATTGGTCAAGAAGTGGGAATTTTGGATGTCTGCCCGCCCAGGGAAGAGATTGATAAGCAGATAGAAAACCTCTCAGTGGATAAGTTTCGTCGTCCCATTATGATGCTTGCCCTGGATGGAGCCCACGGGCCGATGCGTCCCGAGCCAAGTCCTCACCCCCGTAAAGGGAAAAGAGGCAAGGGAGAATACAAAGAGATTAAAGGTTTTAGACTGTATCTCATCGATGGTCAAACTATTATTCATTTAATTAGCTGGCACCAGGTTTGTGCAGATCACGAATTAGCAGAATACTTGGTTAAGATCAAAGAAGCCGGGCTTATTCCCCACGAGAAGATACGCCTGGGAATTATAGGAGACGGTGCTCCCTGGATCTGGAACCGATGTAAAGAAATATTTCCCTCGGCAAAAGAGATTCTCGACTATTACCATTGCTCGGAGTATGTCCATGGTGTAGCCAATGCCCATTACGGAAAAGAGACAAGAGAGTCTCTACAGTGGTGTGAGGCGACTCTGACAAGAATATATTATGGTTACCATGAAGAGGTGCTTGGCGGTCTTGGAAAGATGAAAGCCCGAACTCAAGATATTCAAGATAAAATTGACAAGTTTTATACCTATCTCACAAATCATTGTGAAAAGATGGATTACAGTTCCGCCAAGCGTGGAGGATATCACATTGGCAGCGGTGCTATTGAAAGCGCCAATAAATTCATTAGCCATACAAGGCTTAAACGATCAGGAGCTTGGTGGTATATCCAAAACGCTAATAACATACTCAAGATCAGATGCGCGAAATATAACGGTACTTACGATAAAGTTATCGAAAAATACAAAAGGGACGACCAGGAAAGAATTAAAAATAAAAAATTTAAGAGAAGTCTTCGAATTGTTAAATAA